The following are encoded together in the Pseudomonas xantholysinigenes genome:
- a CDS encoding mannose-1-phosphate guanylyltransferase/mannose-6-phosphate isomerase, whose amino-acid sequence MSVLIPCIIAGGAGTRLWPVSREAMPKPFMRLPDGMSLLQKTFSRASTLPGVERVLTVTNREVVFRTQDEYRQVGTPRIDLDFILEPFGRNTAPAIAAAALHCARLYGDDCLLLILPADHLIQDQGAFEAAVQQATVLARQGWLTTFGLLPTRAETGFGYIEQGPALGEDGYQVARFVEKPDADTAQAYLDGARHLWNAGMFCLRAGTVLEELQTHAPEILHSVTQCLAQSQVKAGTGGLQVELDADSFAQVTDISIDYALMEPSTQVAVVPCDIGWSDIGSWEAVRDLRPTDQQGNHCNGETVLHDVSNCYIDSPRRLVGAVGLDNLIVIDTPDALLIADAARSQEVKVIAQQLKRQGHDAYRLHRTVTRPWGLYTVLEEGPRFKIKRIMVRPGESLSLQMHHHRSEHWIVVSGMACVTNGEEEFLLDTNESTFIKPGRTHRLTNPGVIDLVMIEVQSGEYLGEDDIVRFTDIYGRAPAAALG is encoded by the coding sequence ATGAGCGTCCTGATCCCCTGCATCATCGCTGGCGGCGCCGGCACCCGATTGTGGCCGGTCTCTCGCGAGGCCATGCCCAAGCCCTTCATGCGTTTGCCCGATGGCATGAGCCTGCTGCAAAAGACCTTCAGCCGCGCCAGCACCCTCCCCGGCGTCGAACGGGTGCTTACGGTGACCAACCGCGAAGTGGTGTTCCGCACCCAGGACGAGTATCGCCAGGTCGGCACCCCGCGCATCGATCTCGACTTCATCCTCGAACCCTTCGGCCGCAACACCGCCCCCGCCATCGCGGCCGCGGCGCTGCACTGCGCCCGCCTGTATGGCGACGACTGCCTGTTGCTGATATTGCCCGCCGACCACCTGATCCAGGACCAGGGCGCGTTCGAGGCGGCCGTCCAACAGGCCACGGTACTGGCCAGGCAAGGCTGGCTGACCACCTTCGGCCTGCTGCCGACACGCGCCGAAACCGGCTTCGGCTACATCGAGCAAGGGCCGGCGCTGGGCGAGGACGGCTATCAGGTCGCCCGCTTCGTCGAAAAGCCTGACGCCGATACCGCCCAGGCTTACCTGGACGGGGCTCGCCACCTGTGGAACGCCGGCATGTTCTGCCTGCGCGCGGGCACCGTGCTGGAAGAGCTGCAGACCCACGCCCCCGAGATACTGCACAGCGTGACCCAGTGCCTGGCGCAGAGCCAGGTCAAGGCGGGAACGGGCGGCCTGCAGGTCGAGCTCGACGCCGACAGTTTCGCGCAGGTCACCGACATTTCCATCGACTACGCCCTGATGGAGCCCTCCACCCAGGTAGCCGTGGTGCCCTGCGACATCGGCTGGAGCGATATCGGCAGTTGGGAGGCGGTGCGCGATTTGCGCCCGACAGACCAGCAGGGCAATCACTGCAACGGCGAAACCGTGTTGCATGATGTGAGCAATTGCTACATCGACTCGCCGCGCCGGCTGGTGGGCGCGGTGGGGCTGGACAACCTGATCGTCATCGACACCCCCGACGCCCTGCTGATCGCCGATGCCGCGCGCAGCCAGGAGGTCAAGGTGATCGCCCAGCAGCTCAAGCGCCAGGGCCACGACGCCTACCGCCTGCATCGCACCGTGACCCGCCCCTGGGGCCTGTACACGGTGCTCGAGGAAGGCCCGCGGTTCAAGATCAAGCGCATCATGGTACGCCCCGGCGAATCGCTGTCGCTGCAGATGCATCACCACCGCAGCGAGCACTGGATCGTGGTCAGCGGCATGGCCTGCGTGACCAACGGCGAAGAAGAGTTCCTGCTCGACACCAACGAGTCCACCTTCATCAAACCCGGGCGCACGCACCGCCTGACCAACCCCGGGGTCATCGACCTGGTGATGATCGAGGTGCAGAGCGGCGAGTACCTGGGCGAAGACGACATCGTGCGCTTTACTGATATCTATGGACGCGCCCCGGCCGCCGCCCTCGGGTGA
- the yegS gene encoding lipid kinase YegS, whose protein sequence is MQHSKAMLILHGKQASNDEVRQAVGRMRERGWSLGVRLTWEAGDAQRLVDEALAAGCTHIVAGGGDGTLRDVAEAMGLAKTAASLALLPLGTANDFARAAGVPLEPQAALDLLASPTHGIDLGRVGDQLFLNMATGGFGSQVTANTSEDLKKVLGAAAYLFTGLSRFSELQAASVTLHGPDFQWQGELLALGIGNGRQAGGGHVLCPQAKADDGLLDIGILPAPQEMVGALRDLLAGDDLFVRARLPWVEIKSAQGLDINLDGEPLQADSMRFEALPQALRVHLPADSPLLSRPG, encoded by the coding sequence ATGCAGCACTCCAAGGCAATGCTGATCCTGCACGGCAAGCAGGCCAGCAACGATGAGGTCCGCCAGGCGGTCGGGCGGATGCGCGAGCGTGGCTGGTCGTTGGGCGTGCGCCTTACCTGGGAAGCCGGCGATGCCCAGCGCCTGGTCGACGAGGCGCTGGCGGCCGGCTGCACGCATATAGTGGCCGGCGGTGGGGATGGCACCTTGCGCGATGTGGCCGAGGCCATGGGGTTGGCGAAGACAGCAGCTAGCCTGGCGCTGTTGCCATTGGGCACGGCCAACGACTTTGCCAGGGCGGCAGGCGTCCCGCTTGAGCCGCAGGCGGCTCTGGACCTGCTGGCATCGCCGACGCATGGCATCGACCTTGGACGGGTAGGTGACCAGTTGTTCCTCAACATGGCCACGGGCGGTTTTGGCAGCCAGGTCACCGCCAACACCTCGGAGGACTTGAAAAAGGTGTTGGGTGCCGCCGCCTACCTGTTTACCGGCCTGTCGCGCTTCAGCGAATTGCAGGCCGCGTCAGTGACGCTGCACGGCCCGGACTTCCAGTGGCAAGGCGAGTTGCTGGCCTTGGGTATAGGCAACGGTCGTCAGGCCGGAGGCGGGCATGTGCTGTGCCCGCAGGCCAAGGCCGATGATGGCCTGCTGGATATCGGCATCCTGCCGGCTCCGCAGGAGATGGTCGGGGCGCTGCGCGACCTGCTGGCCGGCGACGACCTGTTCGTGCGCGCCAGGCTACCTTGGGTGGAGATCAAGAGCGCCCAGGGCCTGGATATCAATCTCGATGGCGAGCCGCTGCAGGCCGACAGCATGCGCTTCGAGGCTCTGCCCCAGGCCTTGCGCGTGCACCTGCCAGCGGATTCGCCGTTGCTCAGTCGTCCAGGCTGA
- a CDS encoding response regulator has translation MTCRLLLVDDHSLIRAGVRALVSDIPGYTVIGEADDGSQLLEHVLRLNPDIVLLDISMRTTSGLDALTQLRANGCQCKVLILSMHTDPDLIMRALESGAHGYLLKDTTATELEQALTALRGDERYLSPAIAHTVINQALLRAQSGKQPNDDRHNLTARQLEILRLIVRGKSTREIAAGLGLSIKTVETHRSQIMKRLQIYDVAGLVLFAVREKIISLDD, from the coding sequence ATGACCTGTAGATTACTGCTGGTGGACGACCACTCCCTGATCCGCGCAGGCGTACGGGCGCTGGTCTCGGACATACCGGGCTACACCGTGATCGGCGAGGCCGATGATGGCAGCCAGTTGCTCGAGCATGTCCTGCGCCTGAACCCGGACATCGTCCTGTTGGATATTTCCATGCGCACCACCAGCGGCCTGGACGCCCTGACGCAACTGCGCGCAAACGGTTGCCAGTGCAAGGTGCTGATCCTGTCGATGCACACCGACCCAGACCTGATCATGCGCGCCCTGGAAAGCGGCGCCCATGGCTACCTGCTCAAGGACACCACCGCCACCGAGCTGGAGCAGGCCCTCACCGCGCTGCGCGGCGACGAGCGCTACCTGAGCCCGGCCATCGCCCATACCGTGATCAACCAGGCATTGCTGCGCGCGCAGAGCGGCAAGCAACCCAACGACGACAGGCACAACCTGACGGCGCGTCAACTGGAGATCCTGCGCCTGATCGTGCGCGGCAAATCGACCCGGGAGATCGCCGCCGGCCTGGGCCTGTCGATCAAGACCGTGGAGACCCACCGCTCGCAGATCATGAAGCGCCTGCAGATCTATGACGTGGCGGGCCTGGTGCTGTTCGCCGTGCGCGAAAAGATCATCAGCCTGGACGACTGA